In the genome of Xiphophorus hellerii strain 12219 chromosome 14, Xiphophorus_hellerii-4.1, whole genome shotgun sequence, the window ACTTCAGGATTGGGAAACTGTTCCGTCAGGTCCAACAGTCTTGATTTTATCTGGCCACCTTTGTGGTTGTATTACTAAACAAAATTAGGTTAGTTCCTTTTGAACCAGCGGAaagttatgttttaaaataaagggttgaaaaatacaaattgtATCCATTTCTTGTAGAATAATCTAAAACGATACATATGGTCAACTCCAAATCTGAAGCCCTTGAATTTTGAACTATTTGCATCCCAGCCAAATTTTTAGCAATTGTTTTAGGCTACAAAAATGTAGGAACGATGAAGCTAACATATCTTAGCTTGATGAACTCAAAGATGCACACCAACCTTGGTCTTTTTAGAAGATCTTGCATGTTTCTGCTCGAGTTTGGACAATGTTTTTGTGGAAGATGGTGATAACCGTCTTCCACTTGATGAATGTGTTAAGACCTTTCTCCTTTTGTCCTGTGAGGGCAATCCTAATGATGACTGTGAGGAATCCTGATTCTTTGCAAGTTCAGCCAGTAAAACAGGAACCATTAAATCTATGACGTCTTTGATGTTGGACTGTCCTGAGGCAGACTCGATAGCTAGAAGGAGAATGCATGAGAAAGTATTAGCATATTATTATTAGCATCTATCTAGAGACACTCTACAAGTAAAGACATTGCTAACACTTTGATTTTAGAGATTCAACAATGTTTCCACATCAAACCTGAATTTTCCAGCAGCCGCTTCGTCAGGATCCGTACACTGCTGGACTTCTTATTCTGACAGGATGGCTCTCCTTCTGGAGACGCATGTCTCTTGCGGTTTCTCCTTAGACATGACGCTTCCTCATCACTCTGCTTTGACAGGAATTGTTGGTCCTCTCTTTCAAGGAATGATTCACATTTTCTTGTCGGTGACCATCTTTTATCATCATTCCTTCTTGGGGATGATTGTCGATCATGGTACGTTGGTGGTGACCAATATTTGTCGTCGGACCGTCTTGGCGGAGACCGGTGCTTGTCGTCGGACCGTCTTGGCGGAGACCGGTGCTTGTCGTCGGACCGTCTTGGCGGAGACCGGTGCTTGTCATAAGTACTAACATCTGTCCTTCTTTGTGGTGACCACAGCCTGTCATTAGACCTAGAGGAGTGTTGGTCATGGCTCATCACTGGTGACCGTCTTCTGTTGCCACTTCTTCTGGGTGAGAGTTGCTCACCATTGCTTGTTGGGGACCATCGTTTATCAGTTCTTTTTGGGGACATCTGTCTCACACAGCTACTTCTCGGTGACCATTGTCTCGGTGACAGTCGTTTATAATCAGATATTCTTGGGGAAGACTGGCGCTCAAGGAATCTCTTTGACCCCTCTTTCGGATCATTTCTTGGTGACGATCTTCGCTCACAACTTCTTCCTTGAGACAACTGTCGTTCATGGTTCCTTCTTGGTGAAATTGATCTCTTATTCATTCTCTTTGGTGAGGACCGTTTCTCATAGCTTCTTGAACGTGATCGATAACCAGAACGATTATAACGTGGGGAGCAAGAGCGAGACCTAGACCTTGAGGTGCGGTATTGCAGCCTGTGTTGGGAGTAACTACCGTTGGAGTGGTTTTTTCTATCTCTTGAGCCATGGCGGATGGGGCTGTACGAACGGGAACTGGAGCCAGTACTGGATCTGTTTTTGCTATGTCCTGATCTACTGCTGTATTTGTGCTTTCCATCTCTTGAGCTCCTCCGATGACGTGGACTGTATGAGCGGGAACGTGAACGGCTGATGGATTTGTCGCGTCCATCTCCTGAGCTGGAACAAGTGCCGCTGTTTGAGCGGGAACGATAATGTAGGGAGGCTCGGGTTAAAGTCCTAGAACTTTTAATTGCATCCCTAAAACAATTAGTGAACAAGAATCAAATCaatcatttgaaaaaagaaacttggCAATGAGaaatacttgtttttgtttctgctggaaatatttgaaaaagaaattaccTTTGCACTTCCTCATCCCAATGAGGGTATCTGtgggagaaaaaacagaaatcaacaGCACATTCAAAGAAAGGTACTGtaaactttttctgaaataGCATAATGTCTCAAAAGCCCACCAGCATTGTAGGTTAAAggagaaaaattaaacatttatatttaaaatgtatttcttaggtgtaaataaaaaacaaacaatactcCAGAAAACCCATTACACAGTCCTTTACCTTtccaaaaactttaaatatttcttaaaaacgGCTAAATGTACTAACTGGTTGCGAAGGCGGTTGCAGTTCGCATGGTGTTGGTTGCTTGTCTGGTGGGTAACCCAATcctaaaataaacagcaacaaataaagtcttgtgttgacattttgtttgcaaaacaaattgagatgcagagacatttaaaatattttcaatttaatgCATGACAgataactgaaataattaaGTTACTAGCAGTTAGGAATCGCTATTATGAAAGAGGaggtgataaaaaaaacatacacactTACCTTTAGTTGAGGGCATTCTTTGTTACATAAAGAGCAGATGTGAGGAAATCTTCCTGGCATAATTGCTGCATAATCACGCCTCACACCAAGGGATGGCAGATCCTTAGAGGACGCAGTCTTGGCTGGAGGTGGAGGTCGAGGTTTAGAAGATGGCACCTGAGCATTGTTATTTGCTTTAATGATTGGCTGAGACTGAGAAACGACAGATGCAGAGTTCTTGGGTACAACTGTTGAAGGTAGAACGACATCCAAGACTTGTGGCATTTTGGGAATGAAAGGTGACTGAGAACCTGGTTTTGCGGCAGAAGACACACCAGGCTGCAAATCCTTTAGAATCTGCAAAATTTTCTGAATATTGGTTTTCTGTAGCACTTGCAGATTCACCGTTGAGTCTGCAATATTTGATCCTTGCccttgaattttattttcaccacTAGATGTAGCATATCTGGTTTCATGTTGGGGAACTGACTGCGTCGTGTGGTTTTGCTGGGTCTCCAGTTTTCCAGCTGCATTCCACTTTGAAAAGGCCGCAACATTCAGTTGGTTGAAAGCAGAAGCTGATACGTTCTGGTCATATGAAGAAACCAAACTGCTGTTCTTCAACTCTGCCAAGCTTAGCTGTGGTGCTTCTTTGCCATCCTTTCCACCAACCCCAGCTACACTGTGAATGTTCCTGACAGATGTATTCTCAATATGTGGCATTTTGGGAATGAAAGGTGATTGAGAATCCGGTTTTGCGGCAGAAGACACACCAGGCTGCAAATCCTTCAGAATCTGCAAAATTTTCTGAATATTggttttctgtaacacttgcagATTCATCGTTGAGTCTGCAATATTTGATCCTTGCccttgaattttattttcaccacTGGATGTAGCATATCTGGTTTCATGTTGGGGAACTGACTGCGTCATATGGTTTTGCTGGGTCTCCTGTTTTCCAGCTGCATTCCTCTTTGGAAAAGCCGCAACATTCAGTTGGTTGAAACCAGCAGCAGATACGTTCTGGTCATATGAAGAAACCAAACTGCTGTTCTTCAACTCTGCCAAGCTTAGCTGTGGTTTTTCTTTGCCATCCTTTCCACCAACCCCAGCTACATTGTGAATGTTCCTGACAGATGTATTCTCAACATCTGTAATAGATTTTCCAGTATATGCACAGTCATACGGTTTAACTGGTTTAATAATCATTTTTGGGTTATCATTGGGCGTTCCTGTTTGTCCAAAACCAATGGAATGAATCATTCCACTCACCTGGTTCGGTTGAGTTTGAAGCAGTCTAGTTTGATTGATTCTTGGAGGCGGCACAGCAACAAAAGAACCTTTCTGGTCACCTGAAGAACCCAAATcaccactttttattttagttaaagtTGGGAGTGGTCCCTCTTTACTGCTGGTTTGAAAGTTATCCATCAGCAAAGAGTTCCTCTGAATGTTCCTACCAATTGCGGCATCTACCTctgcagaaccagcagcagcttgttcatttttaatcattttcactGGGTGAAGAAGAGTAGATGAAGACATATTGTCCGGAAATATTCCTGGCTTTCCAAAATTAACCGCATTTACTCCTGTTGTGCTTGCAGTGGGTCGAGTCATAGAGTCGGAGTTAGACCGAACTCCAGGTGCAGTCCTCGTGGCCTTTTTCATGCGAATGCTTTGTAAGAGGTAGGGCAAGTTCTCAGCAGTAGTCTGCTCTTCAGAGTAATTTAGAAGTTCGTCCAGGTCCTCTTTCTCTAGTCCgtaattttctaaaatgttcccAGCCAATTGTGGATTACAGTCAAAGTAACTGGGTTGAGAAGAAACTCTTTGATCTTCTGCTCGAGTGGCATAATCAGACACATTTGATGCCAATTTCGAGAAATCTTCGGTCGTACTCTTGTGGTCTGGCATAAAGTTGTAGGAGCTACAGCTGGTGCTCGACAGTTGATGCCCATATGAAGCTGACATCTTTGGGGCTGAAATGGATGAGGTTTCTTTTTGGGTGATGGTAAAGAAAGCACACTGATCTATAGGTTGGTGTTTGATCTCCTCTCTGAGGGGAATGTTGAAGGTACTTTGCGAATTTGTCAGATAGTTTTCAGGCCTGTAGTTGCTAATTGGCAAAGAGAATGGCTTCGTTTCTCTTTCCTTAGACGAGGTAGGAGTCCCAGAAGACGCTCCAGGGAAGGTAAAGCTGGATTCAGGTCCAACGTTTGGTGTTGTTCTCCAAGGAGCTCTCTCAGTTTTCACACTGAAGAGACCAGTTTGCCCCTGGGAGGCATTCTGTGTCCCAGGCGATAAAGGATTGTACATGAGATAAGACATAAGGAAGGTAATGTTTCTCAGAGGTCTAGAGAGTTATGTGGTGAGGTAGCTCTGCTATCAATCACCAACAAGAACAATGTTCTTTAACAACCAGTGCAGGATGCAGTCTGTCCTCGAAATCCCTGGAAGAGCCTATTTAGACCCATGAAGCAGTCCTTTACCTTACCTTCAGCAGGTAAGACAGGaggcaccaaactgaagacagcaaaaacaaaaaaagtaggttactaaaaagaaacaagtgCAGAAACTGGTGAAATCAGAATAAGAAACTCGTATAGATACATtgcattaaaatacattacatttattttattaagaaaaaagtatcaactagagatgcaccggttacagttttctggctgatcatgattaccaatctttaaaaaacctgacctgcaAATTTTTGGCCaataccattttttttgttgtctgcaACATCATTAAATGTAGTAAGAAAGTTGTTTAGTTGGTTACAGTGGGGCGACGATCGTTAactgaaaacatgcagacatgacctaGTGGGCTGGTCTGTCAGGCAAACCTCTCACAGGCAGAGTTGGGCAACAACTAGTtccatttactcaattacatttactcaagtgacttctgaaaagaaacaacttttaagagtattttcAATATGCTGTACTTGtaattgagtaattttattatgaagtatctagCAAAATTTGTGGACTTTCTAccaactgaatgaaaaacaaagatgttttaaccaaatattcacAGGTTTttcattgaaagaaattgatttggacatttttttctttcctgatatttttgtgaattatatgaattagtcatttttgtcataaaaatattaaaatttccacttagctttatatttttatgtttatttttccatctcTTTTAAAGCTCACCACATTTAGCATATAATctcatttatttcacaataaacatgcattcattttttactttttaccatTCCCACTACATTCCACATCCTTTTCAGAAAGCAAAGCTGTAAATCAGGCTTGCAAACAATGTAGGTAGGGGCCATCAGATAAGGGGCAAGTCGCACTCAGAAGTTATTACTCAACAGCGACTGAAGACACTAAGACAAAAGGGCCTCTGATTCTCAGTAGGAGATTTACTGGCCCTGCTGCGAGCCTTTGGTTAAATTTATAGGTCAAATCTGGGGTAAACCTTTATTAAATTCAGACAATATTCAGAGTGTTACATTTATATGCAAGGCATGTGTTGGTTATCAGaggaaaaacatataaaaataaaaatataacacgTTATGGCTTCAAAATCACTCAAATGTCATGTCGTACTTTGCCTAATGCTTGTTTCTTTTACTGAAAATCCAAAGAAATGATTGGTGAGACCAaagttttatccattttttccccccaaaacagCACTATCCTATCAACATTTTGCTGCACACAGTAAGTCAACAGGCTAACAGGAAGTGTCCAACCTTTTCCCAAGAAACACAAATTCGGctatttagacatttttctaacgtctaaaacacagaaagtaatGATGTAGACACTTAAAAAGCTCCAACATGCTTTCATTTTTAGGTAATatagcatttaaaataaaaataaaaaattagcaaGCAACGATCATCATGTAAGTGAAGAAGATGACTGCAGGGAAGCTACCTGAGCAGATAGCCTAACTAATTAACAGCTTGTTAGCcttttgtttctctaaaaagCCCAGAGCTGCGAAAACGTTGTAATTCTCCACAACAACCAATATATCAGTGCTCTGCTTACTTTAATCAAACGGTAGTGAAGATGGCCTCAGTTTTGCAGCAGGGAGAATAACTAATAATCATGATGTTGTTTAATGTTTGTGTAAACACGCGGAAATTTTTACTCGATTTTATCATATTGTGCGAATTTCATCCTAAAAATACTCTAATTCGCAACTCGGTTCAACTCGGTTGCTGAATTTTTATATCATtcttaaatgcaataaaaaaaattaaatcctccTCATAGTTTCTGTGTTTACCTGGTTTTTAATTCAACAGATTTTTCATGCATATAAAACTTGTGCACATTAACACTCCTTTGTTTTTCACTTAATATCCCTTTTCAGAAGTTTTcgttatttataataaatacttttctgcaaaatgtgGATTTTCAGCCACTTTTTAAACTGGAGAAAAACTTGAATCTTCCTGTGGACGTGAAAAATCCCACAAAAAGCAGGTCAGTAAGCAGGAAAATCTCCTTACATTTCTGCCGACTGCTGTTTGCAGGACTAAAAAGCAAACTTTTCACAAACTTCGAGGATTCTTTCCAGAAAAAACTCAATTATTGGCGTACATGATTGATTTAACAACAGCAAAACTCGATGACATGTCAACACATTCGTGCACAAGCTTCAAAAACCgcaaataagcatttttagtACAAAGTTTTTGCAGCTTCTTACCTTTTGTTTGCAGCGTTTTACTTCGCGTGGAGAGAAGCATGGAGACGCTGCACTCAGGGGGCGTGATGTTGCTTTGAGCGCTGAAGAAGcccgttcttcttcttcttctccaggtAATTCTGAATGGATGACGACGCGACCCTACTGCCCCCTCCTGGATGGAGGAATGAACGGCACCATATAATTTCGCACGTAAATCGAACTGTTCGCGTAACTAGAACGTGAATAATTCCGAGATGTGTCTATATCCAAACATTATGATCTTAATATGtctgttattgtgttttaaaaataaacattttgttatttgcggaatatttttttctcttttcggctactttccttttttttttctcaagtcgTAGTTCGCGTTACATCCGAGTTCAGCGCGCGGGAAAAACCAGACGGCTGGTGCTGCGTTCCATTTATCTCGGAAAAGTTAATTCGGAACTAGGAGTGACGTCACACGCGAGTTCACGGCGTTCCAATTATGTCGGAGAACTTTTTCCATAAAAAGATTTTGCGCTGAGttgaggtggtttttcggcCGTATTGAAATCCGTGTTTTTCGCAGAACTGCCAAGGAAACACTTTTCGCATtacacgagtcatgtgatcaacaacggatgttactactggtgagaaagacaaagaagacagaaaatggAAGGAGGATCATGgaaagcatgtttttttatggcttatcgcatgaacaaacttattcacatgcaATTTTAATTGTGTCtcctatttaatggaaacattgcaTTTGTGAAATTGTATTTCTTTGACAGCAGAGCGACCCCAACTCTGATGTTAAACTAAGAAGATAAATAGATATGGGATGATTACCAGTTTCAAGTAGgtctgtcacgataacaaattttgctggaggataaattgtctcagaaattatcacgataaacgataataaTGTCGTTTCAacaccattttcaagtaatataatggcaatagcataataatgcaataatAATGTTCTCAAATATCAACAcacttttatttctaattaacatctaacactgaaactggaagtgattttaattatccaaaataaataaacaaaacaacagaaacgacAAATAAGATGGAgactgaagtctctgtaaacaaaattgtcctttaaaaaaagggaGTTGTTGAGACCAAAGTACCAGAACGAAGATTTTTGCTATCCAGTTGTTTATTGGTAGAAAGAGGgagagcaaagagaaaaacaacgaaccatgcaaatagaaataactgaacttgttttaatctatcaaaatgcatttatttgaaaaataacatttaacaaGGTATTAAACATGtctcatttaatttttggaaCTGGTAAtaagtgttttctgttttggaaacagaaaaaataattacttttaaggtattaaacattaaatcatcTTATGggaaacttttcatttttaatatttctgttaatattgCGTTACCGTGgactaaaataattttacaaataattattgTTGGTCAAAATATCATAAGAATCTTATGACCCAggcttgttaaaaataatagatGTGTCAAAATGATCAATAATAGCGTATCGTTCTCAAATAAATCCGTGTAAATCAAGCGACATGATCTGCTGCATTTCATTACCTCGGATATTTTCATTACTACATTTTATACAGTGATATGCTACgctttcatttaatttgactATGCTAAACCAACAGATGTTAAaacaagtcatttaaaaaagtatttgtattaATAACTGAGGTCAGAGATGAAGAGAAACCACCGTCTTCGTGGAGATTATTGTTTCTGTTAACTTATCTGCCgtgtaaattaaaaaatccGACTTCCAAGTACAAATTGAATGCCGCAAATGTCGGACGTTCTTAGACCCGCCCACCTTCACACAGCAAgtgttttcattggctgagCCCTGTGTCCTTCACAACCATGGCTCAAACCGCTGTCATGTGACGAATGTTTTTGTAGCGTCGTTTCCGCATTCAGTGGGGTGATTTTCGCCGTGTCATGTGAACTCAAACCTTTAGGGTGGTTTTATTTCCAACCCCCTGGGACTCTTCATCGAGGTCCAGAGGATTACCCGCCGCTCCAGAGCTCTTTTCAGCGGGCGTGCTGACAGACTTGGGTCCGGGGCGGTCAGCCATGGCGGACGAGGAGCGGTCACCGCTGCTGCCCGAGCAGCAGTACGCGACCAACGGCTTCTTCCCGCAGAGAGGCTCTGGTGGATATCCACAGAGTACGTACACATTTCTTTCCTGTTAGCCACTAAAACTACGTTAATAAATGCTAACTAACTCACTCTAGaataactaaaacatttgcataTGTGTTTAGccctggaaatgttttaatgtaaacaaGCTTAGCCGTTTTAGCTTTGAGTTTGGATTACAGTGGAAGACGTCGATTGGGAAATTAAGACACACCTAAGACAAGTTTCACATGTGTAAAATTACTTGGTATTCATGTGTGAAGTGACGTAATATTAGGTTTGTAAAATGGCCTTGAGATGTTTATAAATTAGCTAATACgttcatatattttatatttactttttttaaacatataaacaTGTTTACAAATTAATTATAAGTccgtattttatttattttctacttttgcagTCATTTGAAGCTGTTACAACATGAAACTTTCTCTAGTTACCATTTCCTCTCACAGTATCTtgtgaaatgaatgaaaaataatctgataaTGGGAACCAGGAATaccataattttaaaaacttccagttttaaaaattgGAAGTTTGTGGTTAGCATTGTTCCTGTGTGAACCACAGTTTTCTCCAGTTGTGTGGAGCAAAGAGCAACAAAGTTTTGCCCCTCCTCCACCTATTGCTGTCTACTGGCAGTCATCTGACTGGTttacaaggaaaacaaatgcCTCTGATTACTGATTACAAATTCCTCTGAAGttaaaataacagtaaatataaaactatGCCAATTATAACAGTTTATATACTCTGAAGCTGtagttttctttgtattttctccAGTTCCTGATGTATAAACTtacttcagtgtttttatttcctctttcaCTCTCAGTTGTTTGGGCAGCTTTGCTGACTCTCCTGGTTACTCACACGGACATTCATGTTGTAAAATATACGATTGAGTGaaagataataaaagaaaatggtgaTGGTGAAGTTGTCATTGTTTACTGA includes:
- the LOC116733230 gene encoding serine/arginine repetitive matrix protein 2-like encodes the protein MSYLMYNPLSPGTQNASQGQTGLFSVKTERAPWRTTPNVGPESSFTFPGASSGTPTSSKERETKPFSLPISNYRPENYLTNSQSTFNIPLREEIKHQPIDQCAFFTITQKETSSISAPKMSASYGHQLSSTSCSSYNFMPDHKSTTEDFSKLASNVSDYATRAEDQRVSSQPSYFDCNPQLAGNILENYGLEKEDLDELLNYSEEQTTAENLPYLLQSIRMKKATRTAPGVRSNSDSMTRPTASTTGVNAVNFGKPGIFPDNMSSSTLLHPVKMIKNEQAAAGSAEVDAAIGRNIQRNSLLMDNFQTSSKEGPLPTLTKIKSGDLGSSGDQKGSFVAVPPPRINQTRLLQTQPNQVSGMIHSIGFGQTGTPNDNPKMIIKPVKPYDCAYTGKSITDVENTSVRNIHNVAGVGGKDGKEKPQLSLAELKNSSLVSSYDQNVSAAGFNQLNVAAFPKRNAAGKQETQQNHMTQSVPQHETRYATSSGENKIQGQGSNIADSTMNLQVLQKTNIQKILQILKDLQPGVSSAAKPDSQSPFIPKMPHIENTSVRNIHSVAGVGGKDGKEAPQLSLAELKNSSLVSSYDQNVSASAFNQLNVAAFSKWNAAGKLETQQNHTTQSVPQHETRYATSSGENKIQGQGSNIADSTVNLQVLQKTNIQKILQILKDLQPGVSSAAKPGSQSPFIPKMPQVLDVVLPSTVVPKNSASVVSQSQPIIKANNNAQVPSSKPRPPPPAKTASSKDLPSLGVRRDYAAIMPGRFPHICSLCNKECPQLKDWVTHQTSNQHHANCNRLRNQYPHWDEEVQRDAIKSSRTLTRASLHYRSRSNSGTCSSSGDGRDKSISRSRSRSYSPRHRRSSRDGKHKYSSRSGHSKNRSSTGSSSRSYSPIRHGSRDRKNHSNGSYSQHRLQYRTSRSRSRSCSPRYNRSGYRSRSRSYEKRSSPKRMNKRSISPRRNHERQLSQGRSCERRSSPRNDPKEGSKRFLERQSSPRISDYKRLSPRQWSPRSSCVRQMSPKRTDKRWSPTSNGEQLSPRRSGNRRRSPVMSHDQHSSRSNDRLWSPQRRTDVSTYDKHRSPPRRSDDKHRSPPRRSDDKHRSPPRRSDDKYWSPPTYHDRQSSPRRNDDKRWSPTRKCESFLEREDQQFLSKQSDEEASCLRRNRKRHASPEGEPSCQNKKSSSVRILTKRLLENSAIESASGQSNIKDVIDLMVPVLLAELAKNQDSSQSSLGLPSQDKRRKVLTHSSSGRRLSPSSTKTLSKLEQKHARSSKKTKDKRALSITSQHRRKHHKL